The DNA segment GCAACCTGCCGATTGTTACTTTTAGCGACAACTCGGGGTCCAGGTGTATCGAGGTTAGACGCGCAAAGAGAGGGAACTTCTTCGTCCTCAAGGGTGAAGAAAACGATGAGCAGTCTGTCTCGCTGATTCTTCGTATAGTCGATGAGAATGGTGAGCGTTTTGGGTTTAAACTCGTTTCATTTGTGTACATTCTGAAACTTAGTGTTACTGTTTGTTGTTACAGGACGAGTGAGGAACATTCATTTCCTGTTCTATCAAGAAGGTGACACTGCTTCCAAGGTGTCGAGCGAGATGGTTGAGCAACTCGAGTTAACTGACCAGAACGTTACGTTTATAGCGGAACTGATCGACATACTGCTTGTCAACATGATACCCACGTGGAAAACTGATGTCACGGTCGATCATCTCATCCATTCGCAGCTTAATCAGAGCTCAAGAAGTCATCAGAACGAAGCTAAGCCGCAGAGTCAAGAGGAGAGCACTTTTCACGATGCTTGCGAGTCGGTTAGACACTCTTGGACCTCGGATTGCCCACGTTCAGAAGAGGAGGAAAAGCAGTTTGTCGATGCAATTAAAGGAGAAAACGGGAGTGACAACCAAGAAGCAGAGGAGGCAACCGAACCGGTGAGtttggaggaagaagagaggtTAAGACAGGAACTGGAGGAGATAGAGGCTAAGTATCAGGAAGAGATGAAAGAGATAgcaaagaagagagaagaagcaaTAATGGAGACGAAGAGAAAGTTATCTCAGAAGAAGGTAGAACAAGCTGGTTaagtagttaaaaaaaaacacacacaacaaaGACATCATTGGtggttttcttttttattttccgagtttaatttgtttcttgaaCAAGCACTTCGCTCTCCCTGAAAGTGTAGAAAGTTTCCTACAGTGTGAAGAGTTTTGCATTGTTTTGTTGTTTCTTAAATATTGGAGGTTGAagcttttttaatttcgtcaAATGATGCTAGAAAATATCAGAGTTTGGTTTTGTCGTATGAAGGTGATAGAAACCATTGGCTGTAATAGAAATTGAGTTTTCCATTTGAATGGAGACAATAATAATACCTTAAACCATAAGGAGGAGATTAGAGAAACCAAAATATCATTAACCATAAGGAGTTTTAGAAACCAAAGACAAACCTAACCATCTTTGAAGAAGACATAAGAGTTTCATAAAGCAGAGAGATAGGATAACAAAAACATAACAGCTCGTTCAAAAATCAGAATCACTGGTCTCCAGGAAGTGACTTGATGATGTCGGAATCACCAGGATCAACAATGCTGAGACATGAGACACGGAAGTACTTTCCACAAGCAGTGCCCAAATCGACATTGTTACCATTGTAGTGATGAACACCAACTTTAGCAAGCATAGCGTAGTACTCAATCTCTGATCTCCTCAAAGGAGGGCAGTTGCTAGAGATAAGAATCAACTTacctaaaataattaaaattgaaaaaatccCTCTTAACAATTACCTAACAGAGTTTAAACGAATACTAATCACAATTAAATCGAAACGGTGAAGAAAGTGTTTACCTTTGGAGCTGCGAAGGGACTTGAGGACAGATTTGTAGCCAAGAGTGTACTTGCCACTCTTCATGACCAGAGCTAATCTGCTGTTGATTCCCTCATGGgacttcttcgtcttctttgcCGCAACCATTTTCACAACGCCGGGAAGAGTCGCAAATCGCCGAGGTAACAAGAAGAGAGGCCTTCGTGGGGTGACGCAGAAGCTGTTGGGCGGCGCAAAATGAGAAGTTAAATAGAGAGAGACGAAGGAACCCTAATGGTTTTGTTCTTTTCGTCAAGATAACAGGCTCACGGCCCAAATTAAATCAACCTAAGGCCCAAAATCTCAATACGGCCCAACAAGGCACTTTCAGGTCAGAACAATTATTTTCCTTGAATCTTTTGTTGTAGCCACAAAATGTCTTCTCATTTTCGAACTAACTAAAGCTTTTGCCAATAATAAGAATCTCGAAGAGCTTAATATTTCTGTGAATGCTAAAATGGATGAGACTGTCTCGAAGAGCTTAATATTTCTGTGAATGCTAAAATGGATGAGACTGTGTTTGGTGAGCCTGTGTAGAAGAAGATCAAAAATGGGCAGAAAGAACGTGGTGCATGTAGATCCATCACCGCGATGGATAAAACCCATAGTGTTGATACCAATTACCAAACACCATTGCCACAACCCAGACAAAGAACAAGAGTTATATGAAACCAATATGGTTATATGGAGTATGATGTTCTTGAAGCTGCAGACAGCTAAGATATATGAGCAAATAGAGGAACGAACTACAACGTCAAGTAGTCCTAGCTTACCACGCAAGAACCATATCATCAAAAGAGCTTCTGACCGCGCTTGGAGTGGATAACCAATTGCAGGTTTTGGGATCTAAGCTACAGTGGGTCAGTTGAAGCCTTGGAAACATAATACATGGCATGGTCATCATCCGGATCTCGAACTGGCACAGCTCAAAGGCATGTAAAGATGAGATTGTCCATTTTTATGTCAAAGGAAAGATGTGTTGTGGAGTAAAATCATGTTGCATAACGGATTGAATGTCTTCAGCTATAAGACCTATAGTAGGTATATATTGAAttactacaaaaaaatataacaaggTTTAATTTAAATCTGTCGCCAAGAAGCTTGTTCATGTTGATATTACGGTTTTGTTTGGTTTGGAGCTTTGGGATCATAAGACGTAGAACAAATTAAAGCTTAACCTTTTGTTAAAACGGCACATCTTTCGGCTTCTTGTCTAATGTGTACCTTGATCTTTTTATAAGATAGATACTTAATCATggtgatcaaaaaaaaaagatacttaATCATGTTTTCCATTAAACATATTAAATAacttaaaatgaaaaatgtattataCATAAATGCATTTACATATATAACTTTTTATCATAAATTCACTATGCAAAAATTAGTTGGTTATACCACATAATCATTCATTACAAAAATAAGATTAATCTTTCCTTTTCATGGTTCTCGTTAAAAGTTGAGAACGGCAACCAGTACTCAAAAATTTAGGATCCAGTCTAGTGGAACACACCAGAGATATAGGTTGGATGaaattagattaaaaaaattgaattaagTAATTTTGTTTGAATCAGATTAATTTGTAATTGAAACTCTTATCCCAATTTTGAgttcattttataaaatttgaatttaaaaaaaaaactcacattGTTCTTCTGGTGCAATATATGTGTTAGATTAATTCTTGACGACAGATTTAGATTAAAACCTTGCTGGATATTTTGTAGTAATTCAATATATAACCCCTGGTATATAACTATTCAGTATTCCGTTTCATAATCTTGTACATGTTGATAATACAGTTTGGTTTGGAGTTCTTGCCAGCATAAAgcatttaaaagatatttttcaaaataaaataattttataatagaattgaatattattctaattttatctattttttggAGTGAAAAACAAGGccaatgaacaaaaaaataaaatattattcaatttataaaataaattcattttttatttaattcactatagagtaaaaaaaattaattgggttatagcatttttttattttaaacttcaTTTTTGAGTAAAATGTTAAGTGAGGTTAGAGATGCTCTAAAATGTTAGAACAAACTTAACATTAAATACCAAAATAAAGATGTAGGACTAGTACAATTATTTTGGATCAAAAGGTATGGTTAATCAAGATTGAAAACCCACTTATGAGTATACAACTTTTGATAAATTAGAagatcatttaaaattttgtgttgTTGATTAAATACAGTAAAGTGAAATAATAATGAATAATTGAGAAGGTACACATTACATACGTGTATTTGTAATTTTAGAATCGATTGCGGAATCATCGGATACTAATCAAATCATTCCTTACGATTTAACGGGTAATACAATTATCCCCATTATATCCTACGAGTCATGCGGTGTTGGCCATTTACTCTTGCAATTAAACGAGTCATCCTTTTACATAATTGTTCTAGcatttaaacaaaaaacaattgttctggctataattaaataacggtgttgttatataaataaatataaatgtaattaGTAACCTGGCAGTTAGTAAAGTAATTAAAAGGGGAAAAGTCATTATCAAGATTAGTGCAGTTTTGGGTGAGCTTTTTCTATGTAGCGAGAAAGAGAAAAGTAAAGCTTTTGAACATTTTTATGTATTAGAACCTTCGactaaaaaattaaagcttAACCTTTTGTTAAAACGGCACATCTTTCGGCTTCGTGTCTATTGTGTAGCTTGATCTTTTTAATAACATAGAATACTTATCATGTTTTTTCCATTAAACCATATTGAATAAATTATAGTGAAAAATGTATTACACATGCATTTAcatatataactttttataaTAAAGTCATTATGCAAAAATTAGTTGGTTATACCACATACTCGTTCATTAAGGCTCGTGTTTTCTTtacaaatatatagtttttattagTTCGAAACATCTGATTGACAAGCAAATGAGTCTGTGTCCACTATTCTTTTCTgtgaaattttaatataattttggaccaaacaaaatatgtaaaagtaaaaataaaattatttgataaataagACACCGTAAACGAGTGTCGAATCAATCCGGGCGTGGCGGGATGGGTTATTGCTCTGTACATGACGGGCGAAggctattattattatttttaccgATTTTACGCTAAATAATAAACCAAGTGATTTTTTCGCAATTTCACTCTTCCTATTACTTTTTTATTCTGTATTATATCTTACAATATAAAATAGCTTCAGGCACTTATCTTTTTTTGTGACTAATTCAGGCACTTATCTTACTATAAGACAAATGTTCTTCATccaagaatatataattttgagaggacatataatttatttttcatatctcATTGGTTGAACGAGTAAAAGATGGTGATCCACGGACCACGGTAACGATAATGAAGTCGTtggtctttctttttttaaaagacgataatttttcaattttttaccAATTTAAACTTTACGAATTGAATTATCAACGGCTTTGATATATTTAGAGATCAATGAATTGGTTAATTAggtgaaaaaaattaaagatgtTAGTATGTACGCTTTGAGGTAACGAGATTGTTGCATTCAATACCTCATTTAATTTGTAAACTTTAATTACATATACAAAGGAAAAAAGACTAAGAATAACAAAATCCAGACTAACCATATTATCCTCTCTCTTTTTGAAAGAAACCATATTTTTACTTCTCTACTCTAAAGAAGTTTAcatgcaaacaaaaaaaataactaaaagatTGAGCAACAACTCTAAGAGGTCAAACATCTGAAACCCTAAGTACAAGTCAAAGGAAACAGCAGAGATCGATTAATGGTATTATACTTTTGTGTATGAGTACATGCATTACATTATATTGTACAATAATGTACTCTAGAGAGGGAGAAAAAGAGAGAGCGCATGATCATGGAGACAACAAGGCTTGTATACCAATGTCGTTGTGTTTTCGTGAAGGACCAGAAGCTGGAACAGGGAAGTGTCTTGGCAAGAACCCCAAGAAATGACCTCTCCTCATGGTATTTCTGTTGTGGTCATTATTAGGATTTCTGTAGGAAACGCTTGATGGAGACGAGGCTCTCGAGGCGTCGCAGTGGTggacgaagaagaagcagatgaccagaagaagaagaacttgtGGTTGTGGGTTTAGTGGTATTCTTTTTCTCCAGTAATGCGGATGTGGAGGAACCATTTCTTGATTTCAAATCTGAATCAGAGAAATGGATACATAGAGgcgtttttctttgtttcaatGTGAGTGAAGTGGGTTGGTTGAGGATTTTTGATGGAGTAAAAGATGGCAAGTAGTAGTGAGATCAGCAGATTCAGTGAGAGAGATGAGCTTTTGAAAGCAACCCCTTTTGAATAAGTCTTTCTTTGGCTGGAACTGGAACAATTATAATGGCCAGtagtaaaactaaataaagGTAAGGGTAAGTACTGAACTTTCATTTATtgcattttatatatttgaatcaCTGAACTGAACAAATCACTTgtgtaaacatttttttaataaataaatgtttcttgttttgagcccctttttatataaaatggacTCTGATAAAAATCATGGATTTggaatttattgtttttatatatgcaATGTCAGGTGGACCGGGGGACATGAGAAGCAGACTATAAGGAAACGAATAGTTTTTTAAAACGAAAAAGCAAGAATATTAGCATTTTTGAGACATGTATGTacctttttatttctttaaatctcTGTATGATACAACCTCTCTTATAGTTTGAAGCTAATATATTTGTTAACACACTTtgcacttctttttttttttttttttgactcaAACTTCAACTTTCATTCACCACCACTGTTTTCATACATTGTTTTATCAGACATAACCTGAAATTTCAACCAGATAGGCACAACAGAATATAACTTAGGGACAATAGACACAAAAGTGTAAGTCTCCTTTGCTATCCTGTCTGCAACCTTATTCCCTCCTCTTGGGTAAAAACACACCTGAAAGAACTGAACTTGTGACAATAATCTGCGAGTCTCCTCCACTATAGGCTGCAGTATCGGCCACACTTCCTCTTGGCCACTTATCATCCTCACTAAAGTTTGGGAATCTGATTCAAAAATAACATACTTGTAGCCAAGAGAAACTATGTTCTGTACTGCCCATTTAAGAGCTTCCGCTTCTGTGACGATGGTGGAGACTGCTCTTGTCACCGCTTTTGCCCCAGCCCACAACACATTACCCTTTTCATTTCTTAAGACCCACCCCAACCCACTGTTAACTCTATTGTGGTTCCATGCTCCATCGCTGTTGCATTTCAGCCAGTTGGCGGGTGGAGGTTTCCAAACACAACGTTGGTTTGCGGTTGTGGGTATTCTTGCCCCTACTCTCTCTGCCTCACTTGCTTCTTCCTTTTTCCTCTCCCTCCATTCTTCCACATCCTCCTGCACTTTTCTCAAGACACTCCTTGCCTCATATTCTCTCcccttaaatagaaactcattTCGGCATTTCCATAGGCGCCATAGCAACCATGGAACTATATCACTCTGCAGCTCATCACGCGGGTACTCATGCCTCAAGTTGAGCACATGGTAGAGGTTTGAGTATAAGGAGTTATTCATTACTCCTCCTGGAGGTGCTGGAAGGGAGGAAAGAGCCCATATCAGTCTAGCACTTTGCACTTCTAATATCTTGACAAAGAGGTAAATGATTTTCCTGTAACTTTTGTAATAGTATATTGAAATACCAAAACTAATATACTTACTTTTTCTCACTAACTTCAAACGTACGGTTCTATCTTATGCATACATTACCTTCTATCACACAATGGTATACAGAAAATGTTAGTATAATGTATTGAAACAAAGAATTGTCAGAATTAATCATTTATAATAGCAAAATGGATGGTCAATGAAGAAGGATTTTGGGTCCCCAGTCCCTAAAGTTAAGGTCAAGAAGATAGAAAGTGAGAACAGGTTCATCTgtcctttttattatattctcAGTATTTGTTTCTTGtctttagattttattattttatatggttcAAGCCACTTGTAGAGTTTGATGAGCCAGCTATTTGTCCAAGTACTTTATCCTTTTGTCAAGGATAGTCCAGTTAATTATCAAAGTTTGAGTATAATAAAGACAGGGAATGTTGAAATTGTTTGGTTTATATATCTAGTTAACAGTCTTAACACCATGAGAGACCTTTATTTACTGGTAAAGATGAGTACACACTCAAACAGGATCAATTTTAGTATTCTCATGATATGGTTCTTTTATCTAATGCGatatacaaatacaaaataCTGGATTGGGTAGTTATGCATGTCGTTAATGGGATATTTTGTTACAGCAATTTATATTAGATATTGTGTTGGAATTTGAACATAGATAGATTTCATTACACAAACATTTCGGTTATCCAGTCCTTTTGACCAACTTTCATGCTAATTCGTTCTTAGTTTATTTATTACGAAAAGGATTAACAGTGGAAATTAAGACAAAATTGCTCTGCTTtgacaagaagaaaaaaaaaacataattgcCATGCTTTGTTAATCATCAAATATTAGCCCTTTTAAATGGGCTTATAAGAGTACACCCATTATGTTTACTTATATCACTTTTCTGAAAGTTTTATTTCCTGGATAATAACAGCAGGAGGCCGTGTATATTCTTGAAATGGTGATATATTGATGGTTTCTAGAAAGAAAATGATCTCTTTACAGAACAATGATAGTTTTGCAGGAAACAAGGAGTAAGTGAATTTACGATGAGAGCCATGAATATCCACAGTACGTAGAAGTCTATCACCTTTGCATGTTGAATGTGAAACACTGATTTGAGCGATGTAATGCATGAAGACTCTTCGAAATTCAGAAGTGgtgttttcaaaaaattattctcAACAGAATGACCAGTGTTCACTTCACATATGGAAAAATTCCTACGATATAAGCGTTTTTTTCCTAACTTTTTCATCCGACATATCCCAAGAGCACAAAATACAAAGGCGGACAAGTTAGCATGCGGTGCTAGAAATCTACCTTCAACTATGATTTATGTCGACTCAATTCCACCGTCTTAGCTATTGGGCTTGGATTCTTCTTAGTCTAGTATAGCtttttgttggaaaaaaaacatataataactCTAGCATTTAAGACTGCATTACTGGAGAACTTATTCTTTATGCatattgataatttataaagaaaattgaACACCAATACACTggtttgatttgttttgtttaaagcACAGTTCAGACTATGTGGGTTGAacttaaatgtatatataatgaTACATTTAACTGTATAGTTATCGACAATTGCTgtttgttttcaattaaaacGTCTAATAAAATTCACTAATTCAGTATCACTAATCAACCGGTGCAAGATCACGAGCTGACACATTCACTTTTGTAGACGTTAAGATTCCTAGTTGGCTAGCTCATGTAGCTGGCTTAAACAGACATGTTTGAGTTTTACTGAAAGATCAGTTTgatgcccaaaaaaaaaaaattcaactggTGCATTGGTCATGTAAAGAATATCGAGAAGGTTTCGAATCTCAATCTCAATGATGAAAAGGTGACTAAATTTGCATGTTAATTTTGATCTCCAAcccaagaaaatgtttttacaAATATGTGCATTACAATTTACATATGTATAACCCTCGTACGTGCGAAATGCTTTCAACAATCCTTTGATCCTTTCGAGTTCTGCAGTTCTTCTCCTCTTGATTACATATAAGCGTGATCAAAAGCTTCCCGTATATTAAGGAACATAAAGGATGATATTTATTCCTTGATATAGTACAAAATTGAACTGTTATCGTGTTATTCGTAATCGCACGCGAAAAATTTATGATTATCACCCATATTTCTTTAGAGTTCCTAATTTTACTCTCATCATCTTCCTTAATTACCCGTAGAGTGTGAATATCTTAATCATTAAAATTGTATAACCATCACTCAACTTGTAAAGTTTATAATGTTATCCTACAGTAGCAGCAATATTCTTTTATTCATgactaatctatatatatacttagTAAAACTATATTGTAATCAAACTTAAGAAAAGTTATTTAacatttataccaaaaaaaacttaagaaaaGTTGGCATGGATGTATAAACACACAAACGCCCACATATATGTAACATAACAATAATACCCACCTGGACCTGAAGAAGAAAAGGTGATCAAATCTGATaaatttgttacaaaaattctataatttttttcatatatgatatatgctAAAACCATATATGATATATGCTAAAAGCTTTATAACCGAAAGCTGGTcactcaaaagaaaaaaaagaagctggTCACTCAATTAACATTATATAGCATCTGGCGACAGCGTAATGCGGCTCCGCACCTCAACGGCTACACAACTCCAGCCACTACCTTCAAAGCAATCGACAGAGATGTTCGAAACTTGATCACAGCACGAAGACATAAAAGAATGTTTGCTACACTTATGTCATTGTGGATCCGGTGATACTATCACTTGACCCTTTCTCTTTGTTCTCcttgtttttctcttttttgccAAACATTTCATATTTatgattaacaaaaaaaaaaacatttcatatttatgatatatattcacattttagcaacaatttttttttctgtaaattcACGGAAAACATATGTACTTATCGTAGCGGCAATCTATGTTTGATTGTTCGTAGTAGATGAGTTAGGAGGAGCTGAGATATTGTGGGTTACTTCTGCACCATGCATTAAGTTTGAGAATGAAATATCATACTCATAACATGCAAACAAAATAGGGTAGGTTGTGAATACAAGTTTTTGAAGATTTCACCATGCTGAGATATGAATTGTTTAATACTCGTTCAAGTTATTGAGGATGGGATTGTCCCTATTTATAGATACGCAGACCTAACATTTAATATGTATTACTAGACATGCTACAAGCGAAGTTTAGGACGTAAATCTCGTTTTACCCATTTCACATTAGTAGTTTTCTGTAGCAATACATCTTTTctgttaataaaaaattaatttttcccAATTATATTCAACAAAcatgcaaagaaaaaaaagagtaaagtccTTACATATGAGGACAAACGAAAATTATTGTCCACTACCAAGAACAATAATGGATGAATAAGACGATGAGTAAGGTAATTTATTAAAAGACGAGATTATAGAAATTGGCGCGGATTTTGTTTTCGGATTTGCCATAATTGCTAATTGTAGACAATGATACACATCGCAtcattatgtttttaactttctttCGGTGCAATTTTACCCTATTATTTACGCGATTGGTAAATTATATGCTCACGAGTTAATATACTCAATTCATTCGTCTGCTATGAAAAGGGTTATGAGAAGAACAAAAATCGGTAATAGGTATTTGTAGTCTGATTAAAGTGCTACTTAACTACCATTCATTGCACTTTAAAACACGGACATGTTAAAAAGTATTTGTAGtttgattaaaattttacttaacTACGATTCATCGAGTTTAACTTAAGGGTTGCTAAGATCTTACGCTCTTTAAGTGACCACACTCATGAAAGTTCTTGTTTAATTATGCTAAACCTAACCGAAACTTGACCTAATTATGAGTAACTTAATtacataaatacaaaatacTAAATGGTTTCGTGGTTTCGTACGAGTCAGCGAGCATTTCAGCCGTTTCCTACCCTATGGAATACAGAAATATTTTCAACACCTAAGTTTGATTTTTCGATTAGGCCAGCAACTTTGGTCACCCTGCTTTCATCATCCAccgaacaaaaaataataatataattttatgtattttaaattcaATGTAGGAGTAATAGAGTACATATGATCATTCAATTAAATTATCCATGCAAAAATAAATCAATGGAGCAAGGGAGAGATATGGTAAACCAGTTAAAAATACAGGAAAGAAAAAGAGCAATGAACCACACTTATAAGTGGAGAAAAAAACTTGACAAAGTTGTGCGTACTATAGACAACTTTAATTCTCTtcacaacactaaaaattaaaaacaatcaaattttggttaattttcTAGAGCACGCTTTTCAATGCTTTGGAAAATGTTTTTTCTCCTTTCTATAAAACATGTACGCCTCATTTCCTCTGTAGCAATATATTTCactaatataaatatacaaatatatatatcttacaTATATAATCCACAAAAATGttacaaatattattaaaaccaaATCGCATCACTCAAACCTTATTTTGTCATTTTGAACTTATGTAATGGAACAACCGTACGTGATattagtataaaaaaaaaacaaccgtACGTGATCGTGATCAGCAATAATTAACAAATAAACAGAAggatcaaacttttttttttgaattatacgtAAAATTTATTCAGAAAGGATCAAACATAATATCGTAAGTATTATGTTATCAttcgttaaaaatatattaaaaaaattatttaccaaATGCCAATGATCTTTACATGCTCACTGTCAATGTTCTCATATgaagtttttaatataatatttacatttataacttataaaattaaaaaatatatataatttatctatttattttatttaataatatcataaaattatttttatatcaagaaaaaaattatttataaaataaaattacaataaaaatatatttttcaaaaacatatttccaatttaaaatataatttaattataaaaattaaattaaattctaaatgttaaatattattttaaaaatattaattttacat comes from the Brassica rapa cultivar Chiifu-401-42 chromosome A01, CAAS_Brap_v3.01, whole genome shotgun sequence genome and includes:
- the LOC103838431 gene encoding uncharacterized protein LOC103838431, which produces MNNSLYSNLYHVLNLRHEYPRDELQSDIVPWLLWRLWKCRNEFLFKGREYEARSVLRKVQEDVEEWRERKKEEASEAERVGARIPTTANQRCVWKPPPANWLKCNSDGAWNHNRVNSGLGWVLRNEKGNVLWAGAKAVTRAVSTIVTEAEALKWAVQNIVSLGYKYVIFESDSQTLVRMISGQEEVWPILQPIVEETRRLLSQVQFFQVCFYPRGGNKVADRIAKETYTFVSIVPKLYSVVPIWLKFQVMSDKTMYENSGGE
- the LOC103837889 gene encoding protein IDA-LIKE 4 yields the protein MVPPHPHYWRKRIPLNPQPQVLLLLVICFFFVHHCDASRASSPSSVSYRNPNNDHNRNTMRRGHFLGFLPRHFPVPASGPSRKHNDIGIQALLSP
- the LOC103837879 gene encoding putative 60S ribosomal protein L30-1, yielding MVAAKKTKKSHEGINSRLALVMKSGKYTLGYKSVLKSLRSSKGKLILISSNCPPLRRSEIEYYAMLAKVGVHHYNGNNVDLGTACGKYFRVSCLSIVDPGDSDIIKSLPGDQ